One segment of Leptospira montravelensis DNA contains the following:
- a CDS encoding TonB-dependent receptor plug domain-containing protein, which yields MSKFFFYGFCFLIVQVSSEVSAQTNLPKKEDDSSKSQLSQESLPQSKHGESGKQPNEINGDRSNIITVTGTRRRNLLKDSTITTEVITRKDIDAMGARDLSQTLGNVPGIEVRPAQTGERGQTVRLQGLSAQNVLILVDGQRTTGRFSGSIDLTRFKAEDIERIEIVKGASSAIYGSDAIAGVINIITKEAQDPLYAEFRTLGGSGSEKYYGPYTEFRNYATVGAKSDKLSTLFTVGWHKGEGYDLTPDATPGPRNGRYASLAPSYNAYPSNLPFANSYLYVTRLPNYSPPLESTSGSAFNDMNLSNKTVYHASDNLTMTGQFYYRHLDQSAVDASPPRTVYDRRNKTHDFMGAFNVDWIANQKVNVNLNANYSRFQDLYTTDQRKADDLDSQQRTDNAVTEFRSRVDYKISENHVTSVGAENLQDQISSARIAPDCRRTFPNVCYEDFNPELTKGQTINGNAYRFRNAFYVQDEWRVSDKPRIQIVPGVRYDHDSIYGGEWLPKLAVRYDVTDQFRFRAANGLGYRAPSFQDLYFNFLNPGVGYRVVGSSNLKPELSRSYNFGWEWDITKRIWYSTNLFHNNVDNLIGFRTNPVRDSSGLMVYQTSNYQKASTQGIESSINIRLTEIVSTSVGYTYTDTKDELTKLPLEGRGPHRWNFSVRIDEKSSGVSLSVFAVVFGKQPYYCVKNPFWCNPDLPSNFDVLETILNTQAQSNLNNALGSLPAGVSEYCSENNLSYCTTNSTYGYRMVNPHTNLNLRLSQRFFGHFQWFVGVDNVLDAWDLQYNPQRPRFYYFGLDGKFAFSEVKLSPAEPRVN from the coding sequence ATGTCTAAATTTTTCTTTTATGGGTTTTGTTTTTTAATAGTACAGGTATCTAGCGAAGTATCTGCACAAACAAATTTACCAAAAAAAGAAGATGATTCTTCAAAGAGTCAATTGTCTCAGGAATCTTTGCCTCAATCTAAACATGGGGAGTCGGGTAAACAACCCAATGAGATCAATGGAGATAGGTCGAATATAATCACTGTTACTGGGACAAGGAGGCGTAATCTACTCAAAGATTCGACAATCACGACCGAAGTGATTACGAGAAAAGATATTGATGCAATGGGGGCAAGAGACTTATCGCAAACTTTGGGGAATGTTCCTGGAATTGAAGTCAGACCTGCGCAAACAGGAGAAAGAGGGCAGACAGTCCGTTTGCAAGGATTATCCGCACAGAATGTACTCATTCTTGTGGATGGCCAAAGAACTACTGGTAGATTTAGTGGATCGATTGATTTAACTAGGTTTAAAGCTGAGGATATTGAACGAATTGAAATAGTGAAAGGTGCATCTTCTGCAATTTATGGATCAGATGCGATTGCTGGTGTGATCAATATTATCACTAAGGAAGCACAAGACCCTTTGTATGCTGAGTTTCGAACTCTCGGTGGATCTGGAAGTGAAAAGTATTATGGACCTTATACTGAATTTAGAAATTATGCAACTGTAGGAGCTAAAAGTGATAAATTATCAACTTTATTTACGGTAGGTTGGCACAAAGGGGAAGGATATGATTTAACACCGGATGCAACTCCAGGGCCTAGAAATGGAAGGTATGCTTCCTTAGCACCATCTTATAATGCATATCCTTCTAATCTTCCCTTTGCCAATTCATATTTATATGTTACCAGGCTTCCCAATTATTCTCCTCCACTAGAATCTACGTCTGGTAGTGCTTTCAATGATATGAATCTTTCTAATAAAACAGTTTATCATGCATCTGATAACTTAACAATGACAGGTCAATTTTACTATCGGCATTTGGACCAAAGCGCCGTTGATGCCTCACCTCCAAGAACCGTATATGATAGAAGGAATAAAACACATGATTTTATGGGAGCTTTTAACGTAGATTGGATTGCAAATCAAAAAGTGAACGTAAATTTGAATGCAAATTATTCTAGATTTCAAGATTTATATACAACCGATCAAAGAAAAGCAGATGACCTTGATTCCCAACAAAGGACAGACAATGCAGTGACGGAGTTTAGATCAAGGGTAGATTATAAAATTTCAGAAAACCATGTAACGTCTGTTGGTGCAGAAAATTTGCAAGATCAAATTTCTTCGGCACGAATTGCACCAGATTGTCGAAGAACATTCCCCAATGTTTGTTATGAAGATTTTAATCCTGAATTGACGAAAGGACAAACAATTAATGGAAATGCATATCGGTTTCGTAATGCATTTTATGTGCAGGATGAATGGCGAGTTTCGGATAAACCAAGAATTCAAATTGTTCCTGGAGTTCGGTATGATCATGATTCCATTTATGGCGGTGAATGGCTTCCGAAACTTGCGGTACGTTATGATGTAACAGACCAGTTCCGATTCAGAGCTGCTAATGGTTTAGGTTACAGAGCTCCCAGTTTCCAAGATTTATATTTCAACTTTTTGAACCCCGGTGTGGGATATCGAGTAGTAGGGAGTTCGAATTTAAAACCAGAACTTTCAAGAAGTTATAATTTTGGATGGGAATGGGATATTACAAAAAGGATTTGGTATAGCACCAATTTGTTTCATAATAATGTAGATAATTTAATTGGGTTTCGAACCAATCCTGTTAGAGATTCATCAGGTCTGATGGTTTATCAAACATCTAATTACCAAAAAGCAAGTACGCAAGGTATTGAATCTTCTATAAATATTCGACTTACCGAAATTGTTAGTACTAGTGTTGGATATACTTATACTGATACAAAAGATGAGTTAACAAAACTACCTCTTGAAGGTCGGGGGCCACATCGTTGGAATTTTAGCGTTCGGATCGATGAAAAATCTAGTGGAGTTTCTTTATCTGTTTTTGCAGTCGTATTTGGAAAACAGCCATATTATTGTGTTAAAAATCCTTTTTGGTGTAATCCAGATCTTCCATCAAACTTTGATGTTTTAGAGACAATCCTAAACACCCAAGCTCAATCTAACTTAAATAATGCGCTTGGTTCGTTGCCAGCTGGAGTTTCTGAGTATTGTTCTGAAAATAACCTCTCTTATTGTACAACTAATTCCACGTATGGTTATCGAATGGTGAATCCACATACAAATTTAAACTTACGACTGTCGCAAAGATTTTTTGGTCATTTCCAGTGGTTTGTTGGTGTAGATAATGTTTTAGATGCTTGGGATTTACAATATAACCCACAACGACCTAGGTTTTACTATTTTGGTTTGGATGGAAAATTCGCTTTTAGTGAAGTAAAGTTAAGTCCGGCAGAACCTCGGGTAAATTAA
- a CDS encoding nucleoside 2-deoxyribosyltransferase, which translates to MQSIYLAGPEVFLPNAMEILTKAKKLCDTFGFRAFSPFDGEPTDKLELAKAKQIFKENISLINQCDILIANCNPFRGACVDDGTAFEIGYAYSKGKRIFGYLNDKRILPEIVKSKIHTISHPSGYAIDDDGYLLNEDFGNSINLMLEFSILDSGGDLVLGDLKTVLNLLKSRS; encoded by the coding sequence ATGCAGTCTATCTATCTTGCAGGTCCGGAAGTTTTTTTGCCAAATGCTATGGAAATTTTAACCAAAGCAAAAAAACTTTGTGATACATTTGGGTTTAGGGCTTTTAGTCCCTTCGATGGTGAGCCAACTGATAAATTAGAATTGGCAAAGGCAAAACAAATATTCAAAGAAAATATTTCCTTAATCAATCAGTGTGACATTCTCATTGCCAATTGTAATCCTTTTCGAGGTGCTTGTGTTGATGATGGAACGGCATTTGAAATCGGTTACGCATATTCAAAAGGGAAACGTATTTTCGGATATTTAAATGACAAAAGGATTCTTCCCGAAATTGTCAAATCTAAGATTCATACAATCTCACATCCTTCTGGTTATGCGATAGACGATGATGGATATTTGTTGAATGAAGATTTTGGTAATAGCATTAATTTAATGTTGGAGTTCTCTATATTGGATTCCGGTGGAGACTTGGTTTTGGGAGATTTAAAAACCGTTTTGAATCTTTTAAAGAGTCGAAGTTAA
- the recD gene encoding exodeoxyribonuclease V subunit alpha yields the protein MKQKDNSYIELANEIISYFPNLQKNHEQLIADLIEVNQNGDLYLPLKDTDSLTELKNPFPFYIEISGTEKRLYFQKTYKEKIHFESKVKSLILSHTRIQKNTNLEIDEIESIITELETQFKNPLAIEQKQAVVESITSSLRIIAGGPGTGKTTVVSFILKSLDQLHLLPTANRIALIAPTGRAAQRLTESIQKNLSYFQNKKELTSSLRGQTIHNLLKFFPETASVYYGEKRYLPFDLIIMDETSMVDMMLMNLFLDSVNENTHLIMLGDPNQLPSVGQGEVLADLLTEFRNQGKFVSDLKTNHRSSISSEFSKFAELVKASFDLPNKNLTFPHPKIAESLAQHEYDDFIWLQKEKSKSTDTIPFKDWKVEDLIQFLWKDFFLPTAILSTSLNWKKEDLLTKDHKETLEKIISEYRCLTILRNGYYGIEALQNRILELAKKQLTSFQTNTQNIEYRHLAKSFYFEGMPIIVKRNDQIRKLFNGDIGLVLKIDSELRAVFSIESRLYSFALDTLPEHEPAFFLTIHKSQGSEYNTVLLYLPPITSFDSNDTNENPILNRRILYTAITRAKKRVILMGNFETWNLGLTTFQKRNTGFQLTSTL from the coding sequence ATGAAACAAAAAGATAATTCATATATCGAGTTGGCTAATGAAATCATAAGCTACTTTCCTAATCTTCAAAAAAACCATGAACAATTGATTGCCGATTTGATTGAAGTAAACCAAAATGGGGACCTTTATTTACCACTAAAAGATACCGATTCATTAACTGAGTTAAAGAACCCATTCCCTTTTTATATTGAGATTTCAGGAACTGAAAAAAGGTTATATTTTCAAAAAACTTATAAAGAAAAAATTCATTTTGAATCTAAAGTAAAGTCTTTGATCTTATCTCATACAAGGATTCAAAAAAACACAAATTTGGAAATCGACGAAATCGAATCCATTATTACTGAATTAGAAACACAATTTAAAAACCCACTTGCTATTGAACAAAAACAAGCAGTGGTAGAATCTATTACCTCTTCTTTACGTATCATTGCAGGAGGACCAGGAACTGGCAAAACAACCGTTGTTTCCTTTATTCTAAAATCCTTAGACCAATTGCATTTACTGCCGACAGCAAATCGTATTGCACTTATAGCACCCACAGGTCGAGCCGCTCAAAGACTTACTGAATCCATTCAAAAAAATCTAAGTTATTTTCAAAATAAAAAAGAGCTAACTTCTTCCTTACGGGGACAGACGATTCACAATTTATTAAAATTTTTCCCAGAAACCGCCAGCGTTTACTATGGAGAAAAAAGATATTTACCATTTGACTTAATAATTATGGATGAGACATCGATGGTGGATATGATGTTGATGAATTTATTTTTAGATTCAGTTAACGAAAATACACACTTAATTATGTTAGGTGATCCAAACCAACTACCTTCCGTTGGACAAGGCGAAGTTTTAGCAGATCTACTAACAGAATTCAGGAACCAAGGAAAATTTGTTTCTGACCTAAAAACAAATCATAGATCCTCTATATCATCTGAATTTAGTAAATTTGCAGAATTGGTGAAGGCCTCTTTTGATTTACCAAATAAAAATCTAACTTTCCCGCACCCAAAGATTGCAGAATCTTTGGCACAACATGAATATGATGATTTTATTTGGTTACAAAAAGAAAAATCAAAGTCTACGGATACAATTCCATTTAAAGATTGGAAAGTGGAAGACTTAATTCAATTTTTATGGAAAGATTTCTTTTTGCCAACAGCAATCCTTTCCACATCTTTAAATTGGAAAAAAGAAGACCTTCTAACAAAGGATCACAAAGAAACTTTAGAAAAAATAATTTCTGAATATCGATGTTTAACTATTTTAAGAAATGGCTATTATGGCATTGAAGCCTTACAAAATCGAATTCTTGAACTAGCAAAAAAGCAACTCACATCCTTTCAAACAAATACTCAAAACATTGAATATAGGCATTTAGCAAAGTCATTCTATTTTGAAGGAATGCCTATCATTGTCAAAAGAAATGATCAAATCAGAAAACTATTTAATGGAGATATTGGACTTGTTTTAAAAATTGATTCCGAACTCAGAGCTGTATTTTCGATTGAAAGTCGTTTATATTCATTTGCATTAGATACTTTACCCGAACACGAACCTGCCTTTTTTCTAACAATTCATAAAAGCCAAGGATCTGAATACAATACTGTTTTGCTTTATTTACCTCCCATTACCTCTTTCGATTCAAATGACACAAACGAAAATCCCATCCTCAACCGAAGAATATTATACACTGCTATAACAAGAGCGAAAAAAAGAGTCATCCTAATGGGAAACTTTGAAACATGGAATTTAGGTTTAACCACGTTCCAAAAAAGAAATACCGGTTTTCAATTAACTTCGACTCTTTAA